A window of Hevea brasiliensis isolate MT/VB/25A 57/8 chromosome 14, ASM3005281v1, whole genome shotgun sequence contains these coding sequences:
- the LOC110651693 gene encoding disease resistance protein RGA2: MADIVLSPVLQVIFDRLASPILQALGDRWDLKDNFQNLQQALLMAQAVLEEAEDQQVTNKAVKTWLLRLKAAAYDAEDLLDKLAAHLKKSEAQEAHVSSFFDAKKIVLEADEVRKKLRELQMVAMEGSNFHLQQDNMAAASQFDERETGCFVIESEIYGRNKDKKEIVKLLLSREETDRGNLSFIPIIGMGGLGKTTLAQFAYNDDEVTQHFDVKIWVFVSVDFDAKRIIKEAIESVTMEKCDSLAINVLQSKLWALLQRKRFLFVLDDVWTEDQKAWDKLKPLFMGGMCGSKIIITTRNKKVAFATTSPTYPYYLKELDEDDCWKLFKHQAFPQREEIKYQNLVPIGKEIIKKCGGVPLAVKALGILMRFKKQEREWLFVQNSDLWNLDVYHKEILPAMKSSYLLLPSHLKHCFAFCSVFPRGYEIKKEKLIQMWMAEGLIRSDGAKPLEDIGEEYFQDLMWMSFFQDSGDSDNGDISGYRMHHIIHDLAQSVAGNESTILDKGLPSGSLTQTRHASVICDFKYPKILQALSDAKHLRTLILFPEGDTIEYPDQLFATSSFLRVLDMNASGLHYLVHSIGNCLCLRYLDLSYTPIRFLPYGSVEQLPFLQTLNLCGCYNLKELPVIAKMISLRHLDITGCESLTAMSPSFVALYENYGRSFSRTAQHEKVISSTFLPGFSAQLHTCPTIMVGGFLDLMFLGRLNLRGELKIIHLENVSNSNDTENANLMEKDNLDSLGLYWGEKHDSSTLNPMEQHHSSGSSEQHQTDANAAEEVAKGLHPHQNLKLLVVKGYPGKRFPHWMLPNLTKVDLRDCLNCSCLPVLGNLLFLRTLFLHGMPSLKHIGPEFYGEDTRQLFPSLEELVLSDFIILQEWLGPDGKDAFPKLSKLIVKKCPKLTSMPLLASLQHLELRECSAVLFNSIRCASSLTVLAVEKVPDFSPLSGGSIVNNPLLSSLEIIACPGLCFLPSESGNLTALKSLKIHWYEELSSFRQGFQNLKALEFLEICDCHGIISIPEGIESLSSLRSLSIENCDNLTSLPLSLKNLTCLEHLTIMNCPKLVSLPADMHQLSALQSLTILSCPQVLSLPEELQYITTMHRGVVLA; this comes from the coding sequence ATGGCAGACATAGTGCTTTCACCAGTTCTACAGGTGATTTTTGACAGATTAGCATCTCCAATCCTACAAGCGCTTGGTGACAGATGGGATCTCAAAGATAACTTCCAGAATCTACAGCAAGCCTTATTAATGGCACAAGCAGTTCTTGAAGAGGCAGAAGACCAACAGGTCACTAATAAAGCTGTCAAAACTTGGCTGTTAAGACTTAAGGCTGCAGCTTATGATGCTGAAGACCTTCTTGACAAGCTTGCGGCTCATCTGAAGAAATCTGAAGCACAGGAAGCACATGTTTCTAGCTTCTTTGATGCAAAAAAGATTGTATTGGAAGCAGATGAGGTCAGAAAGAAGCTTCGGGAACTGCAAATGGTAGCAATGGAGGGTTCTAACTTCCATCTTCAACAGGACAATATGGCAGCAGCTAGTCAATTTGATGAGAGAGAAACAGGCTGTTTTGTTATTGAATCAGAAATCTATGGAAGAAACAAAGATAAGAAGGAGATAGTAAAACTGTTATTGTCTCGTGAAGAAACCGACAGAGGAAATTTGTCCTTTATTCCGATCATTGGAATGGGAGGACTCGGCAAGACAACTCTTGCTCAGTTcgcatataatgatgatgaggtgACACAACATTTTGATGTTAAAATATGGGTTTTTGTATCTGTTGATTTTGatgcaaaaaggataataaaggaAGCTATTGAGTCTGTAACAATGGAGAAATGTGATAGTTTGGCGATAAATGTGCTTCAGTCGAAGCTCTGGGCATTGCTGCAAAGGAAAAGGTTCTTATTTGTGCTGGATGATGTTTGGACAGAAGATCAGAAGGCATGGGACAAACTAAAGCCTCTATTCATGGGTGGCATGTGTGGGAGTAAAATCATTATCACTACCCGCAACAAAAAAGTTGCATTTGCAACAACCTCCCCAACTTATCCATACTATTTGAAAGAACTGGACGAGGATGACTGCTGGAAGTTGTTCAAGCATCAAGCTTTCCCGCAAAGAGAAGAAATTAAGTATCAGAACCTGGTACCGATAGGAAAGGAGATCATTAAGAAATGTGGTGGTGTTCCACTAGCGGTAAAAGCTTTAGGAATTTTGATGCGCTTTAAGAAACAGGAAAGGGAGTGGCTATTTGTTCAAAACAGTGACCTCTGGAATTTAGATGTCTACCATAAAGAAATTTTACCTGCCATGAAATCCAGTTACCTTCTTTTACCATCTCACCTCAAACACTGCTTTGCTTTCTGCTCAGTTTTCCCCAGAGGATATGAAATCAAGAAGGAGAAACTAATCCAAATGTGGATGGCAGAAGGGTTAATTCGATCTGATGGAGCAAAACCGCTTGAGGACATCGGCGAAGAGTATTTCCAGGATTTAATGTGGATGTCTTTCTTCCAAGATTCAGGAGATTCTGACAATGGTGACATAAGTGGATACAGAATGCACCATATCATTCACGACCTGGCACAATCTGTTGCAGGAAATGAGTCTACTATTCTAGACAAAGGTCTTCCATCAGGTAGCCTTACTCAAACTCGCCACGCTTCTGTGATTTGTGATTTTAAGTATCCCAAAATCCTTCAAGCTTTGTCTGATGCAAAACATTTGCGAACTCTCATACTGTTTCCTGAAGGTGACACCATAGAGTATCCTGATCAATTGTTTGCAACTTCTTCATTTTTGCGTGTCCTAGATATGAATGCTTCTGGCCTTCATTACCTTGTTCACTCAATTGGTAACTGCCTGTGCTTGAGATATCTTGATCTTTCATACACGCCGATCAGGTTCTTGCCTTATGGTAGTGTTGAGCAACTACCATTTTTGCAAACATTGAATCTTTGCGGTTGCTATAACCTCAAGGAATTGCCTGTTATCGCAAAAATGATAAGCCTAAGACATCTCGATATAACTGGATGTGAATCACTGACTGCCATGTCGCCTTCTTTTGTTgcattgtatgaaaattatggacGTTCCTTCAGTAGGACAGCCCAACATGAAAAAGTCATTAGCTCAACATTTCTCCCTGGATTCTCTGCTCAGCTGCATACGTGTCCAACAATTATGGTTGGTGGTTTTCTAGACCTCATGTTTCTGGGAAGGTTAAACCTTCGCGGTGAGCTAAAGATCATACATTTGGAGAATGTGAGTAATTCAAATGATACAGAGAATGCCAATTTGATGGAGAAAGACAACCTTGATTCTTTAGGACTATACTGGGGGGAGAAACATGACAGTTCCACCCTAAACCCGATGGAACAGCATCATTCATCTGGATCATCAGAGCAGCACCAAACTGATGCTAATGCAGCAGAAGAAGTTGCCAAAGGCCTCCATCCGCACCAAAATTTGAAGCTACTAGTTGTGAAAGGGTATCCAGGAAAAAGATTTCCGCATTGGATGCTTCCAAATCTAACAAAGGTTGATTTGAGAGATTGCCTGAATTGCAGTTGTCTTCCTGTCCTAGGGAATCTACTATTTCTTAGGACACTCTTCCTGCATGGAATGCCTTCTCTGAAACATATTGGGCCAGAGTTCTATGGTGAAGACACCAGGCAACTGTTCCCTTCACTTGAAGAGCTTGTTCTCAGTGATTTCATTATTCTGCAAGAATGGCTTGGTCCAGATGGCAAAGATGCATTCCCTAAGTTGAGCAAATTAATTGTCAAGAAATGTCCCAAGCTGACTTCAATGCCATTACTTGCCTCTCTTCAACACTTGGAATTACGGGAGTGTAGTGCAGTTCTGTTTAATTCCATTAGGTGTGCATCCTCTCTTACGGTTCTTGCTGTTGAGAAAGTACCAGACTTTTCACCCTTATCAGGAGGGAGCATTGTAAACAatcctcttctttcttctttggaGATCATAGCTTGCCCAGGGCTTTGTTTTCTGCCATCAGAGTCGGGAAACCTCACTGCTCTGAAGTCATTGAAAATTCATTGGTATGAAGAGCTCTCCTCTTTCCGACAAGGTTTCCAGAATCTTAAGGCTCTAGAATTCTTGGAAATTTGTGATTGTCACGGTATAATTTCTATACCAGAGGGGATTGAAAGTTTGAGTTCCCTCAGAAGTTTGTCCATAGAAAACTGTGATAATTTGACATCATTACCATTAAGTTTGAAAAATCTCACATGTCTTGAGCACTTGACCATCATGAACTGTCCAAAGCTTGTGTCTTTGCCAGCGGACATGCATCAACTTTCTGCTCTTCAAAGTTTGACCATCTTAAGCTGTCCCCAGGTTTTATCTCTGCCTGAAGAGTTGCAATATATCACAACAATGCATCGAGGAGTTGTGCTGGCCTAA
- the LOC110651069 gene encoding origin of replication complex subunit 4 isoform X2, whose product MGFQSQVEKAKNLLRTRLCNPNFIIKPLSDSPDSNYCKLKFTISSSITEACNNSILLVGPRGSGKIAVLELALNDLLQEYPDTISLIRLNGLLHSDENCAFKEIAKQLCLEHHLLFSKMGKQRLLYSLLDAMNTVTSQAVVIGVSCRLDVDQLLEKRIRSRFSHRKLLFLPPSKEDVQRLLEHVFSLPTDSSFPHDYAAQFNGKLQNLLADDRFKEIISSYLDLNSTINHLVRFLFIVVSLWESKSGFLSLENFKSALSSIQRQPKQECIKDCSILELYILVCMKRLEVKEQNSYNFNSVMKEYRSVHDSFQTSDYYAWDVCLRSFERLIQRELICFTDNRAHGQSVEFRPVKLLVSYVELQGGLKSYRSCPIILQKLMDH is encoded by the exons ATGGGATTTCAAAGTCAAGTAGAGAAAGCCAAAAATCTCCTCAGGACCAGGCTCTGTAACCCTAATTTCATCATCAAGCCTCTCTCTGATTCTCCTGACAGCAACTATTG CAAATTGAAGTTCACAATATCAAGCTCAATCACAGAGGCATGCAACAATTCAATTCTGCTTGTTGGCCCACGTGGTTCTGGAAAAATTGCA GTGTTGGAGCTTGCTCTCAATGATTTACTGCAAGAGTATCCTGACACGATATCCTTA ATAAGATTGAATGGGCTGTTGCATAGTGATGAAAATTGTGCCTTTAAG GAAATTGCCAAACAGCTATGCTTGGAGCATCACTTGCTGTTTTCAAAAATG GGAAAACAGCGATTACTTTATAGCTTGCTGGATGCAATGAATACAGTAACTTCACAAGCTGTTGTCATTGGTGTGAGTTGCCGACTG GATGTTGATCAGCTTTTGGAGAAAAGAATAAGATCTCGTTTTTCACATAGAAAGCTGTTGTTTCTTCCTCCATCCAAGGAAGATGTACAAAG ATTGTTGGAGCACGTGTTTTCTTTGCCAACAGACTCAAGTTTTCCTCATGATTATGCTGCTCAATTCAATGGAAAGCTTCAA AATCTTTTGGCAGATGACAGATTTAAAGAAATTATTAGTAGTTATTTAGATTtgaattccaccatcaaccattTGGTGAGATTTCT GTTTATTGTTGTCTCTTTATGGGAATCAAAGTCTGGCTTCCTATCACTTGAGAACTTCAAAAGTGCACTTTCAAGCATTCAAAGGCAGCCGAAGCAGGAATGCATAAAAG ACTGCTCAATATTAGAACTCTATATCCTTGTATGCATGAAGCGGTTGGAGGTTAAAGAGCAAAATTCATATAACTTCAATTCTGTAATGAAAG AGTACAGAAGCGTTCATGATTCATTCCAAACATCTGACTATTATGCATGGGATGTATGCTTACGG TCATTCGAACGCCTCATACAACGTGAATTAATTTGTTTCACGGACAACAGAGCTCACGGTCAATCTGTTGAATTTCGTCCAGTGAAGCTTCTAGTCTCATATGTTGAACTACAAGGGGGGCTGAAATCATATCGTTCTTGTCCT ATCATTCTTCAAAAATTAATGGATCATTAA
- the LOC110651069 gene encoding origin of replication complex subunit 4 isoform X1, with amino-acid sequence MGFQSQVEKAKNLLRTRLCNPNFIIKPLSDSPDSNYCKLKFTISSSITEACNNSILLVGPRGSGKIAVLELALNDLLQEYPDTISLIRLNGLLHSDENCAFKEIAKQLCLEHHLLFSKMSSFDDNSQFMIAMLRECGLAHKTIIFTLDEFDQFAQGKQRLLYSLLDAMNTVTSQAVVIGVSCRLDVDQLLEKRIRSRFSHRKLLFLPPSKEDVQRLLEHVFSLPTDSSFPHDYAAQFNGKLQNLLADDRFKEIISSYLDLNSTINHLVRFLFIVVSLWESKSGFLSLENFKSALSSIQRQPKQECIKDCSILELYILVCMKRLEVKEQNSYNFNSVMKEYRSVHDSFQTSDYYAWDVCLRSFERLIQRELICFTDNRAHGQSVEFRPVKLLVSYVELQGGLKSYRSCPIILQKLMDH; translated from the exons ATGGGATTTCAAAGTCAAGTAGAGAAAGCCAAAAATCTCCTCAGGACCAGGCTCTGTAACCCTAATTTCATCATCAAGCCTCTCTCTGATTCTCCTGACAGCAACTATTG CAAATTGAAGTTCACAATATCAAGCTCAATCACAGAGGCATGCAACAATTCAATTCTGCTTGTTGGCCCACGTGGTTCTGGAAAAATTGCA GTGTTGGAGCTTGCTCTCAATGATTTACTGCAAGAGTATCCTGACACGATATCCTTA ATAAGATTGAATGGGCTGTTGCATAGTGATGAAAATTGTGCCTTTAAG GAAATTGCCAAACAGCTATGCTTGGAGCATCACTTGCTGTTTTCAAAAATG TCATCATTTGATGATAACTCCCAGTTCATGATAGCTATGTTACG GGAGTGTGGATTAGCgcataaaacaattattttcacaCTTGATGAGTTTGATCAATTTGCACAG GGAAAACAGCGATTACTTTATAGCTTGCTGGATGCAATGAATACAGTAACTTCACAAGCTGTTGTCATTGGTGTGAGTTGCCGACTG GATGTTGATCAGCTTTTGGAGAAAAGAATAAGATCTCGTTTTTCACATAGAAAGCTGTTGTTTCTTCCTCCATCCAAGGAAGATGTACAAAG ATTGTTGGAGCACGTGTTTTCTTTGCCAACAGACTCAAGTTTTCCTCATGATTATGCTGCTCAATTCAATGGAAAGCTTCAA AATCTTTTGGCAGATGACAGATTTAAAGAAATTATTAGTAGTTATTTAGATTtgaattccaccatcaaccattTGGTGAGATTTCT GTTTATTGTTGTCTCTTTATGGGAATCAAAGTCTGGCTTCCTATCACTTGAGAACTTCAAAAGTGCACTTTCAAGCATTCAAAGGCAGCCGAAGCAGGAATGCATAAAAG ACTGCTCAATATTAGAACTCTATATCCTTGTATGCATGAAGCGGTTGGAGGTTAAAGAGCAAAATTCATATAACTTCAATTCTGTAATGAAAG AGTACAGAAGCGTTCATGATTCATTCCAAACATCTGACTATTATGCATGGGATGTATGCTTACGG TCATTCGAACGCCTCATACAACGTGAATTAATTTGTTTCACGGACAACAGAGCTCACGGTCAATCTGTTGAATTTCGTCCAGTGAAGCTTCTAGTCTCATATGTTGAACTACAAGGGGGGCTGAAATCATATCGTTCTTGTCCT ATCATTCTTCAAAAATTAATGGATCATTAA